In Candidatus Nitrosotalea sinensis, the sequence GATGATAAAAACACTTGGATCTACATGGTATCAGCCAGAAATTGAAAAAGCCGCATCGCTCTTTAAAGAATCAGAACTACTTGAAGTAGCGTTAAACAGACATCTTGTATATATTAATAAAATTGCACTGGAAGCAACGCCGTTTAATGGCAAATCAGCTGTCAGAGCATATCTTTCAAAGTGGGATATTTACAATATTGAACTAATTCTTTCTGCAAAGAGTATGGGCAGACCAATTTCAGAGACAGAATCATTTCTTGTCTCAAGTAGAAATGTTCCAGCAGGAATATCTGCAGGAAATATCTCGCACGATGAAATGAAAATAATCCTGTCACAAACTGGAGTTGATGGTGTTGTAAATCAACTGGTAAAATACAATTATGGCCCAATTCTCATGCAACACCTTGAGACATACCAGAAGACAGGAGATCTGGGGCCAATGATGTCTGCACTTCAAACATTCTATTATCATAATTTGTTCGAGTCACTCAAATTCTTCCAAGGCGATGAGGGACTCATTAGAGATTACATACGAGCAGAGATTGACAAGAAAAATGTACTAAGTATTCTCAAAGCAAAGGAATCTAATCTTGATAAAGATCTAGTAGCCAAGCATATAATCGAAGGTGGTAAGATGACCAAAAATGAACTACTTGACGTCTATAATGCAAAAGATGTGCCAGAAATTGTAGGTAGAATAGAGAATAGATTCATGCTAGTTAATGCACTA encodes:
- a CDS encoding V-type ATPase subunit, producing the protein MPTSQYASSFGRLQAISLNLLSKEQMQNLMKAKDETEMIKTLGSTWYQPEIEKAASLFKESELLEVALNRHLVYINKIALEATPFNGKSAVRAYLSKWDIYNIELILSAKSMGRPISETESFLVSSRNVPAGISAGNISHDEMKIILSQTGVDGVVNQLVKYNYGPILMQHLETYQKTGDLGPMMSALQTFYYHNLFESLKFFQGDEGLIRDYIRAEIDKKNVLSILKAKESNLDKDLVAKHIIEGGKMTKNELLDVYNAKDVPEIVGRIENRFMLVNALAQYKKSNSLIDFEVALDKFINSEYVKKLKNIALSIGTIFYFIINTEHERENIKRIAYGKRYNLSADYINSLLLIE